The following coding sequences lie in one Drosophila sulfurigaster albostrigata strain 15112-1811.04 chromosome 2R, ASM2355843v2, whole genome shotgun sequence genomic window:
- the LOC133838667 gene encoding cecropin-1/3-like, whose protein sequence is MNFYKVFIFVALILAISMGQSEAGWLKKIGKKIERIGQHTRDATIQTLGIAQQAANVAATARG, encoded by the exons ATGAACTTCTACAAGGTCTTCATTTTTGTCGCTCTCATCCTGGCCATTAGCATGGGACAATCCGAAGCTGGCTGGCTAAAGAAGATTGGCAAGAAAATC GAACGCATTGGCCAGCATACTCGGGATGCCACAATCCAGACGCTGGGAATTGCCCAGCAGGCTGCAAATGTTGCTGCGACAGCTAGAGGCTGA
- the LOC133837044 gene encoding cecropin-2-like, giving the protein MNFYKIFICVALILALSMGQSEAGWLKKIGKKIERVGQHTRDATIQGLGIAQQAANVAATARG; this is encoded by the coding sequence ATGAACTTCTACAAGATCTTCATCTGCGTTGCCCTCATTCTTGCCCTCAGCATGGGACAATCTGAGGCCGGTTGGTTAAAGAAGATTGGCAAGAAAATTGAACGTGTTGGCCAGCACACTCGGGATGCGACAATCCAAGGATTGGGAATTGCTCAGCAAGCAGCtaatgtggcagccacagccaggGGTTAA
- the LOC133837163 gene encoding cecropin-C-like: MFDIKAPLLQSSINSLVFTVKSVSNNIMNFNKIFVVVVLILAINMVQARPDIWKDLERVGQHVRDATLQILEIGQKAANVVDTFRGKEEPNDM, encoded by the exons ATGTTTGATATAAAAGCACCTTTACTTCAAAGTTCTATCAACAGTCTCGTGTTTACAGTCAAATCGGTTTCAAACAAcattatgaattttaataaaatctttgtggttgttgtcctGATATTGGCAATTAATATGGTTCAAGCCAGGCCTGACATTTGGAAGGACCTC GAACGCGTTGGTCAGCACGTTCGGGATGCTACTTTACAGATCTTAGAAATTGGTCAAAAGGCAGCTAATGTGGTCGACACTTTTCGCGGCAAAGAAGAACCGAATgatatgtaa
- the LOC133836563 gene encoding cecropin-1/3, protein MNFYKVFIFVALILAISMGQSEAGWLKKIGKKIERIGQHTRDATIQGLGIAQQAANVAATARG, encoded by the coding sequence ATGAACTTCTACAAGGTCTTCATCTTCGTTGCCCTCATTCTGGCCATCAGCATGGGACAATCTGAGGCCGGTTGGTTGAAGAAGATTGGCAAGAAAATTGAACGCATTGGCCAGCACACTCGGGATGCCACAATCCAAGGATTGGGAATTGCTCAGCAAGCAGCtaatgtggcagccacagccaggGGTTAA
- the LOC133837080 gene encoding small ribosomal subunit protein eS7, protein MAIGSKIIKPGGSDPDEFEKSIAQALVELEANSDLKPYLRDLHITRAREIEFGSKKAVIIYVPIPQQKIFQKIQIILVRELEKKFSGKHVVVIGERKILPKPTRKARNPLKQKRPRSRTLTAVYDAILEDLVFPAEIVGKRVRVKLDGSQLVKVHLDKNQQTTIEHKVDTFTSVYKKLTGRDVTFEFPDNYLNV, encoded by the exons ATGGCTATCGGCTCCAAGATTATCAAGCCCGGCGGCTCAGACCCCGATGAGTTCGAGAAGTCGATTGCCCAGGCGCTCGTTGAGCTTGAGGCCAACAGCGACCTGAAGCCCTACCTCCGTGATTTGCACATCACTCGTGCACGCGAGATTGAGTTCGGCAGCAAGAAG GCCGTCATCATCTACGTGCCCATTCCACAGCAGAAGATTTTCCAGAAGATCCAGATCATTCTGGTCCGCGAGTTGGAGAAGAAGTTCTCCGGCAAGCACGTTGTGGTTATTGGCGAGCGCAAGATTCTGCCCAAGCCAACGCGCAAGGCACGCAACCCATTGAAACAGAAGCGTCCACGCTCGCGCACTCTGACCGCTGTGTACGATGCCATTCTTGAGGATCTGGTCTTCCCCGCTGAAATTGTGGGCAAGCGCGTCCGCGTCAAGCTGGACGGTTCTCAGCTGGTCAAGGTGCACTTGGACAAGAACCAGCAGACCACCATTGAACACAAA GTTGACACCTTCACATCGGTCTACAAGAAGCTCACCGGCCGCGATGTTACCTTCGAATTCCCAGACAACTACCTGAATGTCTAG
- the LOC133838556 gene encoding cecropin-C-like, whose amino-acid sequence MNFYKIFIFVALILAISVGQSDAGWLKKLGKKIERIGQHTRDATIQTLGIAQQAATVVATVKG is encoded by the exons ATGAACTTCTATAAGATCTTCATCTTTGTTGCCCTCATCCTGGCCATCAGCGTTGGACAATCTGACGCTGGATGGCTTAAGAAGCTCGGCAAGAAAATT GAACGCATTGGCCAGCACACTCGGGATGCCACTATTCAGACATTGGGAATTGCTCAACAAGCTGCAACTGTGGTTGCCACAGTAAAAGGATAA
- the LOC133838555 gene encoding cecropin-C-like translates to MNFYKIFVFVALILAISVGQSEAGWLKKLGKRIERIGQHTRDATIQTLGIAQQAATVVATVNG, encoded by the exons ATGAACTTTTACAAGatcttcgtcttcgtcgcCCTCATCTTGGCTATCAGTGTCGGACAATCTGAGGCTGGATGGCTGAAGAAGCTCGGCAAGAGAATT GAGCGTATTGGCCAGCATACTCGGGATGCCACCATCCAGACTCTGGGAATTGCTCAACAAGCGGCAACTGTAGTTGCCACAGTTAATGGATAG